One region of Elusimicrobiota bacterium genomic DNA includes:
- the ddpX gene encoding D-alanyl-D-alanine dipeptidase: MFKSSQEIVRSFLVLLSFNSLVFPQEDRSLVSIRNLAPGIVVEMRYATENNFTKTRLYPLQDECLLCRPVAERLARVQKNLEKRGFGLKVWDCYRPLHVQKKLWEILPDPRFVADPKTGSRHNRGASIDLTLVDSNGNELLMPTGFDEFSEKARRNYRHLPAEALKNRSILEEAMTFEGFLPLSTEWWHFDAPDWASYELRDEPLGSASFKEDVMVVGMIPKNAHQLMVVTAPDWSSQTGLLQRYERTEAFPWQKVGNAWSVSLGLKGLAWGRGQQEPMREELQKREGDNKAPAGIFKVGQAYGYSLKALSGSRWPYTPVDETWRCVDDPASPHYNQIFPVTPATQKDWKSAELMKRSDHLYKWVINVEQNTPNISGCGSCIFLHVWRKPGSGTEGCTAMEEDHMVELLGWLDPALNPLLVQLPEKEYQHLKSTWQLP; the protein is encoded by the coding sequence ATGTTCAAATCATCTCAGGAGATTGTTCGTTCCTTTCTTGTTCTACTTTCCTTTAATTCCCTTGTTTTTCCTCAGGAAGACCGATCGTTGGTTTCCATCCGAAACTTGGCTCCCGGAATTGTTGTGGAGATGCGTTATGCCACTGAAAACAATTTCACCAAAACCCGCCTTTACCCCCTTCAAGATGAATGTTTGCTTTGCCGGCCTGTCGCCGAGCGTTTGGCGCGTGTTCAAAAGAATTTAGAAAAAAGGGGTTTTGGCCTTAAAGTTTGGGATTGTTATCGCCCGCTTCACGTTCAAAAAAAATTGTGGGAGATTCTTCCCGATCCTCGATTTGTCGCCGATCCCAAAACCGGATCCCGTCATAACCGCGGGGCTTCCATAGATCTGACGTTGGTGGATTCCAATGGCAATGAGCTTCTCATGCCAACAGGGTTCGATGAATTCAGTGAAAAAGCCCGTCGAAATTATCGGCACTTGCCTGCCGAGGCTCTTAAAAACCGGTCGATTCTCGAAGAAGCCATGACCTTTGAAGGATTTTTGCCTCTTTCCACCGAATGGTGGCACTTTGATGCTCCAGATTGGGCCAGCTATGAATTACGAGACGAACCTTTGGGCTCCGCATCTTTTAAAGAAGATGTTATGGTTGTGGGCATGATTCCAAAAAATGCGCACCAACTGATGGTCGTGACGGCTCCGGACTGGTCCTCCCAAACGGGACTTTTGCAGCGATATGAACGAACGGAAGCTTTTCCTTGGCAAAAGGTGGGGAATGCCTGGTCAGTCAGTTTGGGGTTGAAAGGTTTGGCCTGGGGTCGAGGGCAACAGGAACCGATGAGAGAAGAACTTCAGAAAAGAGAAGGAGACAATAAGGCTCCCGCTGGGATTTTCAAAGTGGGCCAAGCCTATGGTTATTCCCTCAAGGCTCTTTCGGGCAGCCGCTGGCCTTACACTCCGGTCGATGAAACCTGGCGCTGTGTGGACGACCCCGCCTCCCCTCACTACAACCAAATTTTTCCTGTGACCCCTGCCACTCAAAAAGATTGGAAGTCCGCTGAATTAATGAAACGCAGTGATCATCTCTATAAATGGGTGATCAATGTGGAGCAAAATACCCCCAACATCAGCGGTTGCGGGAGTTGCATTTTCCTCCATGTCTGGCGAAAACCCGGAAGCGGAACAGAGGGCTGCACCGCCATGGAAGAAGACCATATGGTCGAATTGCTGGGTTGGCTTGATCCCGCCTTGAACCCCCTCTTGGTGCAATTACCAGAAAAGGAATATCAACACCTGAAAAGCACTTGGCAACTTCCGTAA
- the rssB_6 gene encoding Regulator of RpoS produces the protein MRNFSNRTIVIVDDDPNKLSLYSEYLSSEGYQVHTAATGNEGYKLISEVIPDLAILDLVLPDVSGASLCSQLRSQLNTKSIPIILCTAHDISTQEKVRGFSFGADDYLVLPFELSELSARVGALLRRSVTQPKHDTLAGIQEILKQSFVPSVQPSVPAPSLTVSPSLTSGEVAPAADLSLQSNIVSTPVSSDIPPISSHRLFKHLWRFLNHPAATFRTLKESDDFFLAVLLVFATPTLTSFLKLFQKAGGFDAWIGFFSLGVVIHLTLWFATAGLLHMVVPFQGITLPMKKSLMMVGFSWAPRLLEAGLGLIYGVLSQVVLAGETSKFSSGIDVIPGLSNSGLADFLSRFGLFNFWSVWLLLIGVWTLGHAQRPRWNFVSVFVGGACLLFGVLASY, from the coding sequence ATGAGGAATTTTTCCAATCGCACCATCGTCATTGTTGATGATGACCCGAACAAGCTGAGTCTATATTCCGAGTATTTATCGTCAGAGGGATATCAAGTTCATACAGCGGCCACTGGAAATGAGGGATATAAACTAATTTCAGAAGTTATTCCTGATTTGGCGATTTTGGACCTGGTGTTACCCGATGTCAGTGGGGCTTCGCTTTGCTCTCAATTGAGGTCTCAACTCAACACCAAATCGATTCCCATTATTTTGTGCACGGCCCATGATATTTCCACTCAAGAAAAGGTTCGTGGTTTCAGTTTTGGTGCGGACGATTATTTGGTTTTGCCCTTTGAGCTCTCAGAGCTATCGGCCCGAGTGGGGGCCCTCCTGCGCCGTTCTGTGACGCAGCCCAAGCATGATACATTGGCCGGCATTCAAGAGATCCTAAAACAATCATTTGTCCCATCTGTTCAACCTTCGGTCCCCGCCCCCTCCCTTACCGTTTCTCCTTCATTAACCTCAGGCGAGGTTGCGCCAGCCGCGGACTTAAGTTTGCAATCCAACATAGTGTCGACTCCTGTTTCATCTGATATTCCTCCCATTTCTTCCCACCGGCTTTTTAAACACTTGTGGCGGTTCTTAAACCATCCCGCGGCCACCTTTCGAACGCTGAAAGAATCAGACGATTTTTTTCTGGCGGTATTGCTTGTATTTGCCACTCCCACTCTCACCAGTTTTCTCAAATTGTTTCAAAAGGCAGGGGGGTTTGACGCTTGGATCGGTTTTTTTTCATTGGGGGTGGTGATCCACCTGACTTTGTGGTTTGCCACGGCGGGTTTGCTTCACATGGTGGTGCCCTTTCAAGGGATTACGCTTCCCATGAAAAAATCGCTCATGATGGTCGGGTTTAGCTGGGCGCCCCGTTTGTTGGAGGCGGGCCTGGGGCTGATCTACGGAGTGTTGAGTCAAGTGGTTTTGGCAGGGGAAACATCGAAGTTTTCATCAGGAATCGACGTGATCCCCGGCCTTTCCAATTCCGGACTGGCCGATTTTTTATCACGGTTCGGATTGTTTAATTTTTGGTCGGTCTGGTTGTTATTGATTGGTGTTTGGACTTTGGGGCATGCGCAACGGCCTCGATGGAATTTCGTAAGTGTATTTGTGGGGGGGGCGTGCCTGTTGTTCGGTGTTTTGGCCAGCTACTAA
- the mdtA_6 gene encoding Multidrug resistance protein MdtA — protein sequence MKTRVDPVTFEARRNPILISNHHLKKVQPFLKFFKTHGQWILWGGLPLLLLILNFARDLSHLEKKYEWERLTIGTLHRGVSATGVMEAVDVADIKSEVSEIVEKKLIKEGQTVAVGQPLLELSRAKTLLEHEQKKTAHASIEAEYKKAVRELSVQRSLLKNMAVSRQQVEDAEQAVEKTKSALSISKQEMTFLDKKLASTLVRSPIKGVVLKDFTKLGLRVSEGNNLITVGDISKFVVRTKVDELDINQVRVGQPVDVMADAFSGIVMRGKVLSIATQAERETFAKFEVVIEIVDSGGLELKHNLSVRVNIVTEDIPDTLSVPIKSVIKKEGDNGWVVAKNRFHLISKRRVKLGLVGGDRIQVLKGLKPRQWVGYEKITLDES from the coding sequence TTGAAAACACGCGTTGACCCTGTTACTTTTGAAGCAAGGAGAAACCCTATTCTGATTTCAAATCATCATCTAAAGAAGGTTCAGCCCTTCCTGAAATTTTTTAAAACCCATGGCCAATGGATCTTGTGGGGGGGGCTTCCACTCCTGCTGTTGATCTTGAATTTTGCTCGCGACCTTTCTCATCTTGAGAAAAAATACGAATGGGAGCGGCTCACTATCGGAACGCTGCACCGGGGCGTGTCGGCGACGGGCGTCATGGAAGCGGTGGATGTGGCCGATATCAAGTCCGAGGTGAGCGAGATCGTTGAAAAAAAATTGATCAAAGAAGGACAAACGGTCGCCGTGGGGCAACCTCTACTCGAACTTAGCCGCGCAAAGACTTTATTGGAGCATGAACAGAAAAAAACAGCTCATGCCAGCATAGAGGCGGAATATAAAAAGGCCGTTCGAGAACTTTCGGTTCAACGGTCGTTGTTGAAAAATATGGCTGTTTCGCGTCAACAGGTAGAAGATGCGGAGCAGGCTGTTGAAAAAACAAAATCCGCCCTCAGCATTTCCAAACAAGAAATGACCTTCCTCGACAAGAAACTGGCCAGCACACTTGTCCGCTCACCCATCAAAGGCGTGGTTTTAAAGGATTTCACCAAGCTGGGTCTGCGGGTGTCGGAAGGAAATAATTTGATTACAGTGGGTGACATTTCAAAATTCGTGGTCCGAACAAAAGTGGATGAATTGGATATCAATCAAGTGCGCGTGGGTCAACCAGTGGACGTGATGGCAGATGCATTTTCAGGAATTGTCATGCGTGGGAAAGTTCTCTCCATTGCCACCCAAGCGGAGCGCGAAACATTCGCTAAATTTGAAGTTGTGATTGAGATTGTGGACTCAGGAGGACTTGAACTCAAACACAACTTATCTGTGCGGGTGAATATCGTGACTGAAGATATCCCCGACACGTTAAGCGTGCCCATTAAGAGTGTGATTAAGAAAGAGGGGGACAACGGTTGGGTGGTGGCGAAAAATAGGTTTCATCTCATTTCGAAGCGTCGAGTGAAATTGGGGTTGGTGGGAGGGGACCGGATTCAAGTGTTGAAGGGATTAAAGCCCCGGCAATGGGTGGGGTACGAGAAAATCACGTTGGATGAATCATGA
- the yknY gene encoding putative ABC transporter ATP-binding protein YknY produces MTTLAFDLKNVVKRYRVGEGEMEILHALNLQIPVGQYVAIVGPSGSGKSTLMQLLGCLDVPSEGTIQVMGHDTSQLSDDDISALRSRSLGFVFQAFHLLQSYDARSNVGLAMVYSGRQDRSQRAEELLKKFGLGHRLHHRPKMMSGGEQQRVAIARALANNPPVILADEPTGALDQANGRAIMDVFETLHTQGKTIVLITHDPTLAERAERVIEMVDGSIGRDRVLR; encoded by the coding sequence ATGACCACATTGGCTTTCGACTTGAAAAATGTGGTGAAACGATACCGCGTGGGGGAAGGGGAAATGGAAATTCTTCACGCGCTTAATTTGCAAATTCCCGTGGGTCAATATGTGGCCATCGTGGGGCCTTCGGGTTCGGGAAAGTCCACCCTGATGCAATTGTTGGGTTGTTTGGACGTTCCCTCTGAAGGAACTATTCAAGTGATGGGGCATGATACCTCTCAGCTCTCTGACGATGATATTTCCGCGTTGCGTTCCCGTTCTTTGGGTTTTGTGTTTCAGGCTTTTCATTTGCTTCAGTCCTATGACGCGAGATCGAATGTGGGCTTGGCCATGGTTTATAGCGGCAGGCAAGACCGCTCTCAACGGGCCGAAGAATTGCTTAAAAAATTTGGATTGGGGCATCGCCTCCATCATCGACCCAAAATGATGTCGGGCGGGGAACAACAACGAGTGGCGATTGCGCGGGCGTTGGCGAACAATCCCCCTGTTATTTTGGCGGATGAGCCCACCGGAGCCTTGGATCAGGCCAATGGTCGAGCCATTATGGACGTGTTTGAAACGCTGCACACCCAAGGGAAAACCATTGTTCTCATTACCCATGATCCCACTTTGGCTGAACGCGCTGAGCGCGTCATTGAAATGGTGGATGGTTCGATTGGCCGAGATCGGGTGTTGAGATAA
- the macB_2 gene encoding Macrolide export ATP-binding/permease protein MacB, whose protein sequence is MEQLKESFHIAWTNLSHNAIRSLLSILGVVIGIAAVITVLSIGAGAKQRIMDQMNSLGVNVYTVRAQYDEKTKRMGFLELDDVVRLEEVPSVLSVLPQLNLYQMVRSRSGESRGLVVGVDATALGAKGYVIKKGRNMSPIEIEERMSICLISEETEQILFSGSLKSSDTSLFIENKPWEVVGVFAPRSKRRKGRGGLEVWVPLTTLMRTGQQLMIPSIDVHVSPSASPAMKTELLMTMERGDPKRKGLFSVRDQADSFSRSLEIQKSLSMNGLLVACVSLIVGGIGMMNVMLTSVAERTREIGIRRAVGARKKDILLQFLVESCLLSLLGGILGLLVGSALARGLPLLLKDQFTVIPVIQPSFLVLAVMAGVTMGMAFGFYPAIKASKLSPSEALRTE, encoded by the coding sequence ATGGAGCAACTCAAAGAATCGTTTCATATCGCCTGGACCAATTTATCACACAACGCCATCCGCTCCTTGTTGTCCATCTTGGGTGTGGTGATTGGGATTGCGGCGGTCATCACCGTTTTGTCCATTGGCGCCGGGGCCAAACAGCGCATCATGGATCAAATGAACTCGCTGGGGGTCAATGTCTATACCGTCCGCGCGCAATATGATGAGAAAACCAAACGGATGGGATTCTTGGAGTTGGATGATGTGGTTCGTCTCGAGGAAGTTCCTTCCGTTCTATCTGTTTTGCCACAACTGAATCTTTATCAGATGGTGCGGAGTCGATCAGGTGAAAGTCGGGGACTTGTGGTGGGGGTGGATGCCACGGCCTTGGGCGCCAAAGGATACGTGATCAAGAAAGGGCGCAATATGTCTCCCATTGAGATAGAGGAACGAATGTCGATTTGTTTGATCAGTGAAGAGACAGAGCAAATCCTATTTTCCGGGTCCCTTAAGAGCAGTGACACTTCTCTTTTCATCGAAAACAAGCCGTGGGAGGTGGTGGGTGTTTTTGCCCCTCGGTCGAAACGAAGAAAAGGCCGAGGCGGCCTAGAGGTGTGGGTTCCGTTGACCACCTTGATGCGAACCGGTCAGCAATTGATGATTCCTTCCATTGATGTTCATGTGAGTCCTTCGGCCAGCCCCGCGATGAAAACAGAATTGTTGATGACCATGGAACGAGGTGACCCGAAACGAAAAGGGCTTTTTTCGGTACGGGATCAAGCGGACTCTTTTTCTCGCAGTCTTGAAATTCAAAAGTCATTGTCCATGAATGGACTGTTGGTGGCCTGCGTGTCTTTGATTGTGGGAGGCATTGGCATGATGAACGTGATGCTCACCTCTGTCGCTGAGAGAACCCGTGAAATTGGAATTCGACGCGCCGTGGGTGCGCGCAAAAAAGATATTTTGCTTCAGTTCCTTGTTGAGAGTTGTTTGCTGAGTTTGTTGGGAGGTATTTTGGGGCTCTTGGTGGGCTCTGCCTTGGCGAGAGGTTTGCCACTCCTCTTAAAAGACCAATTTACGGTGATTCCCGTGATACAACCCAGTTTTTTGGTATTGGCGGTGATGGCCGGTGTGACGATGGGGATGGCCTTTGGTTTCTATCCTGCCATCAAAGCCTCCAAACTCTCTCCTTCCGAAGCGTTGAGAACAGAATAA
- the rsmI gene encoding Ribosomal RNA small subunit methyltransferase I gives MSSTGILYILATPIGNLGDITLRAIETLKNVDVVACEDTRRTEKLLSHLGFRKSLHRYDEHTHAPSSQKIIEWLKMGRSVALVTDAGTPAISDPGSRLVAEVLENQLKVVPIPGASSVSAALSVSGFVGEGYVFLGFLPRKKGPATRLLQASLGLGKNLVLFESPFRVADTLQLIHDVAPQTQVMLAREITKLHEEFLRGNETEVLEQLKSRPNKGEVVVVIRREKV, from the coding sequence ATGTCATCAACTGGCATCCTATATATATTGGCCACGCCCATTGGCAATTTGGGAGATATCACTCTGCGCGCCATTGAGACGTTGAAAAATGTGGATGTGGTGGCTTGCGAAGACACACGCCGGACAGAAAAATTACTCAGTCACTTGGGTTTTCGAAAATCGCTCCATCGCTATGATGAACACACCCATGCCCCCTCCTCCCAGAAAATAATTGAGTGGTTAAAAATGGGGCGGTCAGTGGCCTTGGTAACCGACGCTGGCACCCCGGCCATTTCTGATCCTGGATCGCGTTTGGTGGCGGAAGTTCTTGAAAATCAGCTAAAAGTGGTTCCCATTCCGGGGGCATCGTCCGTATCGGCGGCCTTGAGCGTGTCTGGATTTGTGGGGGAGGGATATGTTTTTTTGGGATTTTTACCCCGAAAAAAAGGCCCGGCCACACGTTTGTTGCAGGCGTCATTGGGATTAGGTAAAAACCTCGTGCTTTTTGAGTCCCCTTTTCGGGTGGCGGACACCTTGCAGTTGATTCACGATGTCGCGCCCCAAACGCAAGTGATGCTTGCCCGTGAAATCACAAAACTCCACGAAGAGTTTCTGCGGGGCAACGAAACTGAAGTTCTTGAACAACTCAAGTCGCGGCCGAACAAAGGGGAAGTGGTTGTTGTCATAAGGAGAGAAAAAGTTTGA
- the argC gene encoding N-acetyl-gamma-glutamyl-phosphate reductase produces MIRVSILGATGYSGGELIHILLKDSSISLQHLTSESSAGQPIHHVHPELRGRLPHSFVKLNIKQIAKDSDVVFSCYPAAAGIKPNSQLVKAGVKVIDLSGDFRLSSAAEYKKWYKETHTAPALLKSAVYGLPELFREQIRQASLVANPGCYATAAVLSAAPLVKPLLVDPKSLIVDAKSGVSGAGKKLSSEYLYCEVDSNLKAYNVARHRHQPEIETVLHRLSRVSLALTFSPHLIPMPRGILSVLYATLKKSMKTEDIRSQFVRFYEREPFIRILPEGELPETKNVVHSNYCDIGITQDARTNRVIVLAALDNLVKGAAGQAVQNMNLCFKRPETEGLL; encoded by the coding sequence TTGATTCGCGTTTCTATTTTGGGCGCCACCGGATATTCGGGGGGCGAACTCATCCACATCTTGCTGAAGGATTCTTCTATATCCCTTCAGCACCTCACCTCGGAATCATCGGCGGGCCAGCCAATTCACCATGTTCACCCGGAATTGCGAGGCCGATTGCCGCATTCCTTTGTGAAATTGAACATCAAACAAATTGCGAAGGATTCAGATGTGGTTTTCTCATGTTATCCCGCCGCTGCTGGAATCAAACCCAATTCTCAGTTGGTCAAAGCCGGAGTCAAGGTTATTGATTTATCCGGTGATTTCCGTCTCTCCTCTGCAGCAGAATACAAGAAGTGGTACAAAGAAACTCACACCGCGCCCGCTTTGCTTAAAAGCGCGGTGTATGGCTTGCCGGAACTTTTTCGAGAACAAATTCGGCAAGCGTCCTTGGTGGCGAACCCAGGCTGTTACGCCACCGCTGCGGTACTTTCAGCAGCGCCTTTGGTTAAACCTTTGTTGGTGGACCCCAAAAGTTTGATCGTGGATGCCAAATCAGGGGTGTCCGGGGCAGGTAAAAAATTATCCTCAGAGTACTTGTACTGTGAGGTTGATAGCAACTTAAAAGCCTACAACGTGGCCCGTCATCGTCATCAGCCGGAAATCGAGACTGTTCTGCATCGCCTCTCTCGCGTTTCATTGGCCCTGACATTTTCTCCGCATTTGATTCCCATGCCAAGGGGAATATTGTCGGTTCTTTACGCCACGCTTAAGAAATCCATGAAAACGGAAGATATTCGGTCACAATTTGTCCGTTTTTATGAACGGGAACCCTTCATCCGCATCTTGCCTGAAGGGGAACTCCCTGAAACAAAAAACGTCGTTCATTCTAATTATTGCGATATTGGGATAACGCAGGACGCTCGTACGAACCGTGTCATTGTGCTCGCCGCCTTGGATAATTTGGTTAAAGGCGCAGCCGGGCAAGCCGTTCAGAACATGAATCTTTGTTTTAAACGACCCGAAACGGAAGGCCTCCTCTAA
- the argJ gene encoding Arginine biosynthesis bifunctional protein ArgJ — protein MKSAFWPRGFSATGLSAGLSRKKNKKDMALFFSHAPANGGAVFTNSQVKAAPIVLTQERLLKTRGHVRAVVVNSGSANAATGKPGLQDALMTTQWVAEGLQVDKDEVWVASTGVIGTRIDLTKYKRGLGQMLDRIPSSAGETLQEGHLASEAIMTTDTKMKVADCSFKIGNETVRMWGCAKGSGMIHPDLRGPRGQLHATMLVFILTDANIKPPLIQRALEWVADKTFNCVSVDGDTSTNDFVCVLANGASGAPEIKTIHERGYHIFRSALHEVCEKLTTSIAMDGEGASRLVQIFVENARSESSARKMAAVIASSPLVKTACHGADPNWGRVLAAMGRSGVKFDPAKVKVWLGDILVCKGGTEYPFSERDAIRYMQNKRIVVRVDLGLGKQWSHYKTCDFTGQYVGINAGYRT, from the coding sequence ATGAAAAGTGCATTCTGGCCCCGCGGTTTTTCAGCCACTGGACTCAGTGCGGGACTCTCACGCAAGAAAAATAAAAAAGACATGGCTCTTTTTTTCTCACATGCGCCCGCCAATGGCGGAGCGGTGTTCACGAACAGTCAAGTCAAGGCCGCTCCGATTGTGTTGACTCAAGAACGGCTTCTTAAAACCAGGGGCCATGTTCGCGCGGTGGTGGTCAATTCAGGGAGTGCCAATGCGGCCACGGGAAAACCTGGGCTTCAAGACGCGTTGATGACGACCCAATGGGTGGCCGAGGGTCTCCAGGTGGACAAAGACGAGGTGTGGGTGGCTTCAACGGGTGTCATTGGAACACGCATTGATCTCACCAAATACAAGAGAGGTTTGGGTCAAATGTTGGACCGAATTCCATCTTCCGCTGGAGAAACTCTGCAGGAAGGGCATTTGGCCTCCGAAGCCATTATGACCACCGACACCAAAATGAAAGTGGCGGATTGTTCCTTCAAAATTGGAAATGAAACCGTGCGAATGTGGGGTTGCGCGAAGGGTTCGGGAATGATCCATCCTGATTTACGGGGCCCTCGAGGGCAATTGCACGCCACCATGTTGGTGTTTATCTTGACCGATGCCAACATCAAGCCTCCCCTCATTCAACGCGCCTTGGAATGGGTGGCTGATAAAACATTCAACTGTGTGAGTGTCGATGGAGATACCTCCACAAATGATTTTGTTTGCGTTCTCGCCAATGGCGCTTCGGGCGCTCCTGAAATAAAAACCATTCATGAACGGGGGTACCATATTTTCCGTTCCGCGCTTCATGAAGTGTGTGAAAAGTTAACCACCTCTATTGCGATGGACGGCGAAGGGGCCTCTCGGTTGGTTCAGATTTTTGTCGAAAACGCGCGAAGCGAATCCTCGGCTAGAAAAATGGCGGCCGTGATCGCTTCTTCTCCGCTTGTAAAAACCGCCTGTCATGGAGCCGACCCAAATTGGGGACGTGTTTTGGCGGCGATGGGCCGTTCGGGCGTCAAATTTGATCCAGCGAAGGTAAAAGTGTGGTTGGGGGACATTCTTGTGTGCAAAGGCGGAACCGAATATCCATTCTCAGAAAGGGATGCCATTCGCTATATGCAAAACAAACGAATTGTGGTCCGGGTGGACTTGGGGCTTGGAAAACAATGGTCCCATTACAAAACATGTGATTTTACCGGTCAATATGTCGGTATCAACGCCGGCTATCGGACGTGA
- the tsaC gene encoding Threonylcarbamoyl-AMP synthase, translating to MPLAGTQVFSTVEPGPRPNNVPGRRSIGVFIQALNSNKPMIRTTVYRLGKNNLGQRQLNFLVETLSKGGLVTFPTDTVYGIACNAFHMDAIKKIYKLKGRSYTKALPIFIADAAQLPLVAKEVLPEARTLMKAFWPGALTLIFKTAPLALHAARGKSTLAVRIPQGHFFGKLLAALPFPLAVTSANKSGYPSLIKGGEVTKQFKGLVDIIIEGGSCKIGRESTVVDVTHFPFTVIREGALSKQKILNAI from the coding sequence ATGCCTCTGGCCGGGACCCAGGTGTTCTCGACGGTAGAACCTGGACCCCGGCCAAACAACGTGCCGGGGCGACGGTCCATCGGGGTTTTTATACAGGCTCTAAACTCGAATAAACCAATGATCAGAACAACCGTTTATAGATTGGGGAAGAACAATCTTGGTCAGAGGCAATTGAATTTTTTGGTGGAAACACTCAGCAAAGGCGGGCTGGTAACTTTCCCAACAGATACGGTTTATGGCATCGCCTGTAACGCTTTTCATATGGACGCAATCAAGAAAATCTATAAGTTGAAGGGTCGAAGCTACACCAAGGCGCTCCCCATTTTTATAGCCGACGCGGCTCAGCTTCCCTTGGTGGCCAAGGAAGTTTTGCCAGAAGCGAGGACTTTGATGAAAGCATTTTGGCCCGGAGCGTTAACGCTTATTTTTAAAACGGCTCCCTTGGCACTGCATGCGGCGAGGGGGAAGAGTACTTTGGCGGTGAGAATTCCCCAGGGGCATTTTTTTGGAAAATTGCTGGCGGCTTTGCCGTTTCCCTTGGCCGTCACCAGCGCCAACAAATCAGGGTATCCTTCGCTCATCAAGGGAGGAGAAGTCACAAAACAATTTAAAGGACTGGTGGATATCATCATCGAGGGAGGTTCGTGCAAGATTGGCCGAGAATCGACGGTGGTGGATGTCACCCATTTTCCCTTCACGGTGATTCGTGAAGGAGCCCTTTCAAAACAAAAAATTCTAAATGCCATTTGA
- the glyA gene encoding Serine hydroxymethyltransferase, which yields MYNKIRKQDPAVYKAIHAEVKRQQEGLELIASENFTSEAVMEAQGCVMTNKYAEGYPGKRYYGGCENVDVVETMAIERAKKLFGAEHANVQAHSGTQANIAVLMTFLQPGDTIMGLQLAHGGHLSHGHPLNFSGKYFNVVGFGVSEKTELIDYEQAENLAKAHQPKLLCIGASAYAREFDWARFRKIADSVGAIFMADIAHYAGLVVAGLYPSPVPYADVVTTTTHKTLRGPRGGLILSKQKYAADIDRSIFPGDQGGPLMHVIAAKAVALGEALKPAFKTYQRQVKENAKTLAEALTKKGLRIVTGGTDSHMFLVDLRLKNITGKEAEAVLGLAGITTNKNAIPFDPQKPFIASGIRLGSPAVTTRGMKRKEMLQIANWISEALDARNDGKKLEKIRSDVRKLCSKFPLYKDHSK from the coding sequence GTGTACAACAAGATTCGAAAGCAAGATCCAGCCGTTTATAAGGCCATTCACGCGGAGGTGAAACGTCAACAAGAAGGGCTGGAGTTGATCGCTTCAGAAAATTTCACGTCCGAAGCGGTGATGGAAGCGCAGGGATGCGTGATGACGAACAAATACGCAGAAGGGTATCCTGGTAAACGTTACTACGGTGGCTGTGAAAATGTGGATGTGGTCGAAACAATGGCCATTGAACGAGCTAAAAAATTATTTGGTGCGGAGCATGCCAATGTTCAAGCTCACTCCGGCACCCAGGCCAACATCGCGGTCCTCATGACGTTTCTGCAACCGGGAGACACCATTATGGGCCTTCAGTTGGCGCATGGCGGGCATTTGTCGCATGGTCATCCGCTCAATTTTTCCGGAAAATATTTTAACGTCGTGGGCTTTGGCGTTTCGGAAAAAACGGAACTCATAGATTATGAGCAGGCCGAAAACTTGGCCAAAGCGCATCAACCCAAATTGTTGTGCATCGGCGCCTCGGCCTATGCTCGCGAATTTGATTGGGCGCGTTTTAGGAAAATCGCCGATAGCGTGGGAGCCATTTTTATGGCCGATATCGCTCACTATGCGGGGTTGGTCGTGGCGGGGCTTTACCCCTCACCTGTTCCTTACGCCGATGTGGTCACAACCACCACACACAAAACATTGCGAGGGCCGCGCGGGGGGCTCATTTTGAGCAAACAAAAATACGCGGCCGATATCGACCGTTCCATTTTTCCAGGCGACCAAGGCGGACCGCTCATGCATGTCATTGCCGCCAAAGCGGTGGCATTGGGCGAGGCGCTTAAGCCAGCGTTTAAAACATATCAACGCCAAGTGAAAGAAAATGCGAAAACATTGGCTGAGGCCCTCACCAAAAAAGGATTGCGCATTGTGACGGGGGGAACCGATTCCCACATGTTTTTGGTGGATTTGCGTCTCAAAAATATCACCGGTAAAGAAGCCGAAGCGGTTCTGGGCTTGGCGGGAATCACCACCAATAAAAACGCGATTCCCTTTGATCCTCAAAAACCCTTTATTGCTTCTGGGATCCGACTGGGGTCTCCAGCGGTCACCACGCGGGGCATGAAGAGAAAAGAGATGTTGCAGATAGCGAACTGGATTTCCGAGGCACTGGACGCACGCAATGATGGCAAGAAGTTGGAGAAGATCCGTTCCGATGTGAGGAAACTCTGTTCCAAATTTCCCCTGTACAAGGATCATTCGAAGTAG